The Acutalibacter muris genomic sequence CTCCCTCACGGCCAAAGGCCTTTATAAGCTCCCCGCAGTACAGCGCGGAGCCGTGTATGTCGGACGCTATGAGCCATTTCATATCCATCAGCCTTTCGTAATATTATATACTTAAATAAAGTATATCTGAAAAGTTCACCGGGCGCAAGCCCGTTTGGGGGAGAAAAGGATAAAAATGGGAAAAATATTTAAGGTCATGTCCTCGCCCATAGGGCCGCTGACCCTTGCAGAGCATGACGGCGCGCTGACCCATCTGCTGTTTAACGGCGAAGTGCCGAAGGAATATATAGAGGGAGAGTCGGAGCTGCTCCAAAAGGCCGAAGCAGAGCTTTCGGAATATTTTGAGGGCGCAAGGCGAGAGTTTGACCTGCCCCTTGAGCCCTCGGGTACAGAGTTCCAGCAGAGGGTCTGGGCCGCGCTTCTGGATATACCCTACGGCGAGACGCGTAGCTATAAGGATATCGCCATCGCCGCCGGCTGTCCAAGGGGCTTTAGGGCCGTGGGCATGGCAAACCACAACAACCCCATCTCCATCATCGTGCCTTGCCACCGGGTAATCGGCAGCGGCGGGGGGCTCACCGGCTATGGCGGGGGGCTGCCCATAAAGGAGTACCTGCTGGGTCTGGAGAGGAAATATTCATAATGGGAGGAGCCTATGACTGAGATAATCCGCCGCACCTGGGCAGAGATAGACCTGGACGCCCTTGCGCACAATTACCGCCGGGTTCGGGAGGCCACGGACCAGAGGGCCAAAGTCTGCTGTGTTGTAAAGGCCGACGGCTATGGCCATGGGGCCCTGCGCATAGCCGCCGAGCTCCAGAGCCTTGGCGCGGACTGGTTCGCGGTCTCCAATCTGGAGGAGGCCCTTCAGCTGCGCCGGGGGGGAATAGAAAGGCCGATACTTGTGCTGGGCTTCACCCCGCCGGAGGAGGCCGCCGCCCTCAGCGAGGGGGACGTCTCCCAGTGCGTGTACTCCGCGGAGTATGCAGAGAAGCTGTCCCTGTGCGCCAAGGTCGCTGGGGTCAAAGTGAAGATACACGCGAAGATTGACACAGGCATGAGCCGCCTTGGCTTCTACTTCCAGGACATCTTTAGGGACGAGGGGGCCATAGACGAGGTTATAAAGGCCTGTTCCCTGCCCGGGCTCATACCAGAGGGGGTATTCTCCCACTTCGCCGTGTCCGACGAGGGGAAAGCCGGGGACGCTTTCACCATGCGGCAGTTCGGCTGCTTTAAGGAGATGTCCGAGGCGCTGGTGCGCGCCGGGGTGGGCGGAGATAAGCCTCCTCTTCGGCACTGCGCCAACTCCGCGGCGGTGTTCGACTATCCCCTCTCCCACCTGGACATGGTCCGGGCGGGGGTGGTGCTGTACGGTCTGTACCCCTCCGGGCAGCTTCGGGCCCGGCCTGACCTTCGGCCGGTGCTCTCCCTGCGGTCGGTGGTGTCCCACGTGAAGACCCTGTTGCCCGGGGCCACCGTCAGCTATGGCAGGAGGTTTACGGCACAGCAGGAGACGCGTGTAGCGACGGTGCCGGTGGGCTATGCCGACGGCTATCCCAGGGCTCTTGGCCCCGGCGGGGCCGTGGTGCTCATAAGGGGGCAGAGGTGCCCGGTGCTGGGGCGCATATGTATGGACCAGCTTATGGCAGACGTCAGCGGCGTGGAGGGCGCGGCCATGGGCGACCGGGTGACCCTTATCGGCCGGGACGGCACAGAGGAGATAACCGCCGGGGAGGTGGCCGGCTGGGAGGGCACCATAAATTACGAGGTGGTCTGCGCCCTGTCAAAGCGTGTGCCGAGAGTCTACCTAAAGGGCGGGAGGGTAGAGAGCATTTATAACCAGCTGCTTACCGAATAAATAACATGAGCCTCCCCGGGCATAATAGCACCAGGGAGGTGCTGTTTATGAAAAAGCCGAAACAGAAGATAGACTATAGGGAGCACGAGGAGCCGCCGGCGGAGCAGTTTCCGGACATATCCGACGTGGCCTCGGCCAGCGAGTGCACCGGGCTGATGTATAAGGCCCCCAGGGACCAGGAGGAGTGGGATAACTATCAGGAGCTCTCCTCAATGGCGATACCGAGAAGGAAGCCTCCTGAAAAATAGAAAGGAGCGGGGGTACCCGCTCCTTTCTATGTACATGGCGTGCCGGCAAAACGCGGCTGCCCTGCCTGACTTATTTTAACGACTCGTATTTTTTCTTTGTGGCAAGGCCGCCGCGGATATGCCGCTGGGCCTTGTTGACGGCAAGCACATTCTTCACGTCCCGGTATAGGCCCCGGTCTATATACTTTAGACGCTGGGAGACGTCCTTATGTATGGTTGTCGTTAATCAGAACGGTTTCGTCTAAGCCCAAATCCCCTAGAAGCCGTAGGTAAATATCCACGTTGCCGTCCTTGTCCACCTCTATCTTCTGAATGACGCGCTTGAGCTGGGCGTTGGACATTTGGCGCACGTCGGTGATGTCCTCCATGGTCTTGAAGGTGTTTTGCAGGATGCCCTCCAACTGGTCGCCTTTGGTGATGTTGTAGCCCACGATTTTCAGTTCGTTTTCGATGCGCTCGATTTTCTTCTTGGAACCGCCTATCTTCTCGTTCAGTTCCTCCCGGCTGATAAGGTCGTCGGTGTACATATCCATGTACTTCTGGCGGGTCTTTTGCAGCCTGGCAAGCTGGGCGGTCAGTTCCTTCTCGTACTCCTGGTTGTCGTCCTTAGCCCGGTAGACTCGCTGGAACTCCTTGACAACGTATGGGATGATATTCTTCTTGGATTTCAGCACCTGGGCGAAGTATTCCTGTAAGGTGTCAATCAGCTCGTCCTCGTCCACGGTTGTGGCGTTGGGGCAGCTATCCGCGCCGCGCCCGGTGTGGCCGGAGCAGACCCAGCGTACATAGGTGTTTTTATAGGTGCGCACCGTCCGGTAGAAGGACCAGCCGCACTCCTTACACTTGATGAGGGTGGAGAACAGGTGCTTGTTGCTCTGGCGCTCATGGTCGGTGTGAAAGGTTTTGTGGCGGGAATCCAGAATTTCCTGGGCCTGCTGGAAGGTTTCGGGGGAGATGATTTGCAGCTCGGGCCTGTCTACTACAATCCAGTCATCCTCGGGCTTGTCCGCCCGCTGGCCGGTGAGGAAGTCGCTGACCTCTTGCTTGCCGTTGATTATCTTGCCGGTGTACAGCTCGTTGGTGATGATGCGGCAGATGGCGTTCTGGCTCCAGGAGCAGTTGCGCTTGGTGCGCAGGCCGCGCTCGTTGAGAGTGTTGGCGATTTTGGCCGCGCCCGCGCCCTCCTCGGTGTACATATGGAAGATTTGCCGGACGATTTCCGCTTCCGACCGGTTGATGGCCAGGTTGAAGTAGTCGCCGATGGTCTTATCGTAGCCATAGACGATGTTGGGGACCCGGCCCTTTTCAGCGTTTATCTTCTTTCCGAACTTCACCCGCTTGGAGGTATTGGCACTTTCCTCCTGGGCCAGAGCCCCGAAGATGGTCAGCACAAACTCGCTGTTGCCCATGCTGGTCATGTTGGCGGTGAGGAACTGGGTTTCAATGCCCAATGCTTTCAGCTTGCGGATGCTTTGCAGTAGGTCGACCGTGTTCCTGGCGAACCGGGAGATATCCTTGACCACCACCATGTCGAACAGGTGGTGGTCAGCGTCTGCCATCATGCGAAGAAACTCCTTGCGGTTCTTGATTTTTGTGCCGGAGATGCCCTCGTCGGCGTACAGGCGCACAAGCATGTCGCCGGTGCGCTTGGTGTATTCGGAGAAAAACTCCTTCTGGGCTTCCAGGCTGTTGAGCTGGTCCTCCTTGTCGGTGGAGACGCGGCAGTAGGCGGCGATGTTCATGGGGCACCTCACTAATGAAAAGAAATCATTTTGTTACTACGGATTATATCACGTTCCATTCAAAAAGACAACAAAAAAATTGGCGGAGCCAGGTTCATTTGGCCCCACCATATTTAGGTATTTGTTTCGATAATGGATTTCAATTCTTTGTGGAGCATGGGGATATCAACTGACACAGTATCCCACACGATTTGCATATTGACCCCGGAATAGCCGTGCACGATTCGGTTGCGCATACCGTAGATCTGCTGCCAGGGGATGGTCTTAATCTGCGCTTTTGTCTCGTCGCTCAGGGATTCCTTTGCAAGCTCACCTATCTGCATCAGGTTGAAAACCGTAGCCTCTAGGCGCATGGTATCGGCGGAGAACTCTTCCAACGTGTGGCAGCTGGCACAGTATCGCATAATACTTTCGATGTGCTGAAGGATTTTCTTCAGTACAATACCATCCTTATCGCTCATAAATCGGCACCCCCGTCTGTTGTATTTCCATTTCAATGGGGGAGCCTCTTTCGACCTGCGACACATCGATAAGGTCAACCGGTACACTCAGTGTGGACGAGATGCCTTCCAACAAACCAAAGAAAGCCAACCCGCGCAGACCGCTGTCCACTAAGATGTCTACGTCGCTTCGGGGGGTGGCTTGTCCCTTAGCGTAGGAACCAAACAGGACGGCCCGCCGAACACCGAAGCCTGCGAATACCGGGTGGAGGATATTTTCGATTTCGTGGATGGAATATACCTTTTGCATAAGGACGCCCCCTTTCAAGAGTATTGTACCGCATTAACGGGAAAATAGCAAGGGGAAATCACATCGCCATGGTGATGATTTCGTCCTCAGTTTCTTCCTCAATCTGAACCTCCTGAGCAGCCTGTTGAACCGCTTGTTCGACCTTTTGGCGGTTAACCTCCATGAAAACTCTGAGTATGTAGTTGGCCATCTGATTGTCTGGATTAGGATTATGGAAACGGTAGCTTAGCTTTTTCTTACTCAAATATCTACTCAGCCTCCTTCGAGTATCGGCTTTCGATGTAAATATATATGAAAAGCGGCCCAGTGATAGCACCGAACCACTTGATTATCTGTTTGAGCAAATTGAAAACTGCACCTGTTTGTTTTCTGTTATTTCAGCATACTTGTTTCCTCTGTAAAAGTGGGTACGGGCTTCTGCCCGATTCTTTTGTGCGCAGCCACGCGCTCTGCTTGCCCCAGCGGGAGGCCCTTACGACCCTCCCCGCCGGGAAATCCGGTCCTTTGAACCTTGCCGCAAAACTGGGCCAGAATTGCCCCAAAACGGCCTTCTCAGGGCCTGGTGGTGACTTACCCGACTGCCGCCGTAAAACGCCGACACGGGCCTGCTGTGACCTCACAGGGGCGCAAGGGGCGAAAGCAGCGGCTCACGCCGGACGGGCGTTTTCCCTAGAGAATACAGGGGTTTCGGCAGTGCCAGGGACGCAAGGGACGACAAATCCGGCACCGCTTGAAGTTGCGTCCCTTGCGTCACTTCCGTCACTATTGGGCGAGTCGCTGGCGCCTTGCTTACGCAAATGGTGAATGAGCAGAATGGAGAGCTGCAATTCGTCCGCCAGCTTTTTCAGTTCACGTACTTCTTCATAGTCGGAGGCGTAGGAGATGTCTTGCCCGCCTGAGCGCACGATTTGGAAAGTATCAATGGCTACCAGCACGGTGTCGTCGTGCTCCCGGACGAACTCTTGAATCTGTTCGCATAGGCCTTGGCCTAACTTCTCAGCGACCGTAGCAAAAAATACGTTTGGGGGAACCTCATCTGTAAGCTGGAGCAGTCGGTCTTGCACCCGGCGGAGCGGGTCTTCCAGGCAGAGGTAGAGGGTTGAACCTTGCTTGACGGGCAGGTTCCACACCGGTTCGCCCTTGGCAACGCGCACGCACCAGTCCAGCACCATCCAGGATTTTCCGTTCTTGGGTGCGCCGTCGACGACGGCCAGCTCCTCGATGGGTTTTGGCATACACATCAGTCCTTTCGGTAAAATAGAAACGCTCCCAGCTTGAAAAAGTGGGAGCAGTATTCATGTTGCAGACCGGAAAGGATTCTGGTATAATTTTGGCAGGGGGGTAAACGGTATGCCGCAGGTCAGGTATAAAATCTATAGTTGTCTGCCAGCGCTCTCATGGCCTACGCACAGGAGAAGCCGAAGGGCGGCTATACCTTTGCGCTGAACGCAAAGGCCGCAGCTGGTCAACAGAAAATAATGTGACTGGATTTGATAAATTCAAAGTGCTTTTGAGAGGTATGCAAAAATAAAATGAACCGGCATTATCAATATGCCAGTTCATTTCTGATTTACACCTGCCGGAATCGTTGGAGGCACTGTATTTACAAGCCATTGGCCGCTTTGCTGTCAGATGGCCTCGGCTTTATCCAAAAAGAAGGATACAGAACGGGCGTCCGCCGCGATCCGTCCAGGCACACGGTAGGAGCATCTCAGGTCCCAACCGTGAAGCTCCGCCAGGATCGTGCACAGTTTATAGCTGGATATTTCCAGCGACCGTTTGCCATCATATACTTCCTGTGGGATCCTGTGCGAGGTGAACCCTCTTTTGTCGTACGGATGGATCAGCAGGACCTGCCCATCCTCGGAAATGAGAAAGCGGATCCGTCTAGGACTGTCCATAGAGCGGAGCGTTTCCACAAAAATATGGATCCGGTTCGCTTTCAAATAAAAAGAGATGTACACGCCATTCATTTTGCGGTCTTTTTTTCTTTCGCTTTCCACTGCTCAGGGGCGCTGAAATCAAAGAGGAGCATGACCTTATCCTCTACCGTCACAACGTGCCCCACAGCTTTGTAGACACAGCCGGTATCCCAGCCCCATATCGTGTAAATTTGTGAGGAGAACCGAACGGATTCCATGCGTCTCGGGGCGTACTCCTTTTTATTTTTGCGCCATATGATGCTGTCCTTATCTTTAATGGTTACAGGAACAGCCAAAAGGCTCTTTTTCTGTGGATGCACCTCCAGACGGATGCGCTCACAACAGTTCAGCGCGGTCAGCGATATCCGGTTAAAGGTTATCCCCGAACCCCAGATAGTGCAGGACGGTAAAGCGTAGCTGCTGACATGGGAAAAAAGTTCGCCGCTGACTACTTGAAACCCCTCAATTGAAATCGGCTCTACTTCAGTCTTGAATTGATTCATATTTTCCTCCTAAACGCGGTCGGTGGTAATGTATCCATCTGCAAGGTCGATTTTATAGCTGTCTTCATGCCGTTCTGCCGGAATTCCGAAATACTCCCGCCATTCTCCGGGGAGGTAGGACTTTCCCTTTTTCCCTCCCACAAACAGCTCAAAGTCGCTGAGCTTGAATAAAAACAGCATCTCCTTTTGATAGGCGGCAGGATTCCCCATAATCTTATACCTGTACTCTCTGTCCCAGCCCATCAGGTCGAATATTTTTGCGGCGAATATCCTGCAAAGCATATCCCGGTTCATAAGCTCCTTATCCCCGCCACCTTTCGCCCAACGCAGGGCGTCCGGCGTATCCGGCGGGCAGGGCCGGATGATCAACCGCTTTTGCTCCGGGTGTATCAGCAGCTGTATGTGCGTTACCCCCGGAAAGCGCCGGAGACAGGACATATTGAAGCGGATGCGGGCCGGCCAGATGGTGAGCGCCGGTTCTCGTGTATGGGAGAACAGTTCCGCTTTCGTGACCTGGAACCCCTCAAGATTCGGCACGATCTCTTTTTCTTCCTCGTCAGGCATTGTTTGGCAGAATATCTGGTCCAGCTTATCCTGTGCCGGCATTTCCAACACCATCCCCCTTTTTGAGTTTGTCCGCCAGCGCCTGAAGCTCGCAGTCGGTCGGCGTTTTATATTGCTCGATCCCCGGAGCTGGCACACTGGGCCTGTCCACCTGCCACGCCGCGCTTTGACCCATATAAAATATGTTGTTCTCGCGGATGTGGTCATAGAACTCATCACCAAAGCTGTATTCCCAGGCTTCCGCGTATAGCTCGGCGCGCCGCAGGCGGGTGCCTCCCGCCTGCGGCAACGGCACGGCGGACACCGCGTTCTCTAAATTAAAAACAATGATTTGCCTTCGCTCCCGCTGCACCCATGTCCCCCGGACCTTATATAAGTAATTCGGATCCCACTCCATTATGCGGAAGAGGGCCGTGCCAAAGTGCCGGCAGCGCAGAACTTTTGCGTATAGGGACATATCTCCATCAGGACGCCATTTGATGCAGTGCACGGCCCCCTCGTCACAGGGCCGGATGGCGATCTTCCGCTGGGAAGGATGCAGGAGCAGCTGGATATGGCCCACATCGGCAAACATCCTCACACAGAACAGGTTGAATGTGATCCGGTCTATCCCGAGCGTGACCGCCGGCCCCTCATACCGCGCCTGTGTAAACTGGCTCCTGACCACCTGATAGCCTTTGAGGTCGAACATGGAAAAGGCGCTTTTTAGCAGGCGTATCTCCCTGCGCGGCGTGCTTACGCTGTTTGACAAGTCGTAATACAACCCGGGGTCGTCATTGATCCAATGGTGGTTAATTGGAACGAAACCGCGAAAGATGCCGTCGTCTATCACATGGAGGGAAGGTAGCCCGCCGCGCATACTGTGCTTCCTGTTTTCAAGGAGGGCCTGCGCCATCTCAAATTTTTCCCTTGGAATGATCGATTCGTGTTGGCCCCTGTAGTGATACTGATCCATGTCCTGGCGGTTCTTTTTGCGCTTGTGGTTAAACAGGTCGGAGGTAAAGGTCTTCCAGGTCAGGATATCGCCGCAGTAGCGTTCGTTGGAAAGAATATAGCTTATCGAGCCGCTGTTCCATCCAGTGCTTCCGGTTTTTGTCCTGCATCCAATATCCGTGAGAAAAGCGGCGATGTCCGCCTGGGACCAGCCGTACAGGTAAGCGTCGAAAATAAAGCGGACCACATTTGCCTCGGCCTCGTTAACGGCCAGCGGGGCATATTTGATGTAGTGGCCGGCAGCGTCCCGCTGTCTGTCATACCCAAGCAAAGGGGGCGTCAGCAGCTGGCGGTCCTTGAACCGTTGGGACAGGGACCAAATCATGGCTTCCCGCTTTTTGACGGATTCCTCCTGGGCGAAGGAGGCAAGAAAGGTGAGCATAAATTCGGAACTTTCTTCGATGGTATTCAGATTATCCGTTTCAAAAAATACCCCCACCGGTGGGTCAAGGTTCTTGAGCCTGCGGACCAGAGAGATACAGTCCACCAGGTTCCTGGCAAAGCGGGAGACGCTTTTTGTTACGATCAGGTCATATTCTCCCCTTTCACAGGCGGCGATCATGTCGTTAAACGCCGTGCGGTTTTTCAGCGAGACCCCGGAGATCCCCTCATCGGCGTAAATATGCCGCAAACTCCAGTTGGGCCGCTGGTCTGCCATCTGGCGGTAGTGGGCCTGCTGAAGCTCAAAGGAAGACATCTGCGCGTCGTTGTCGGTAGAAACGCGGCAATACGCGCATACACGGAAAAGCCGGTTCCTGAGAGTGGCTTTGGGCTTGGCGGGAATAAAGCGTTTCTCCCAGGTATCGTGCTCCGGGGAACAGATGGGTTCAGGCATCGGGTATCCCCTCCTGTAGCTGTCGAAGCTGTAGGTTCTTTTCCGACAGTGCGAAAGCGAGCTTATAGACCAGGGCTTTTTCCTCTCCGTTCAACGCAAGGAAATCAAACCCGAGGGAATCCGTACGTCCCAAAAGATAGTCTGTGCTTACGCCAAACACATCTGCAATCCGCGAAAGCGTGTCCAACGAGGGCTGCCGGATGTTACTTTCGTAGGACGAGATGGTACTCCTGTCTACACCGATTAGGCTAGCCAGCTGGTTTTGGGCTAAATTTTTGGACTGCCACAGGTATCTGAATCGTTCTGGAAAATCAAAGATCATTGCCTACACCACCTTGCTGATTATAAAGAATTATACCAGTAAACCTGTTACAGTGGGTAGCATCTGTGCGACAGTTTGTAACGTTTGGGCTTTTGGGGCTGCTTTTTTGCTGCTATTTGGTTTTGCGGCAAACCAGTCAAGAAATCAGAAAAGTAAAATCCCTGAATAGAAAAAAGCCAGTGTACACTCTTGCATCTGTGTACACTGACCCTTCCACTATTTCACTAGCCATAGCAACCGTTCTGTTTTGTTTCCTCCATATGTACCGTACTCTTGCTGACCCCAAACTGCTTTGCGGCACAGCGGACGGTGGCCTTGTTTTCCACGATGTACTCCCCGAGCTTGGTGGCGCGGTCGTCGATAACATTGTTTGACATATAGGGCACCTTCTTTCGGTGCTATATATCTATGCGCTCTGGGGCGGGGATATGCGGGGGCGGGACCGCCGGGCGGTTTGGGGCGGCCGGAATAAAAAAGCCGGCCCTCTGAAAATTTTTTGATTTACCCCCTAAACTTTTCCTGGAAAGTGCCGATATAATAGATGTAAAACGAAACACAGATTGAAAAATGAGCAATTTTCAGCCTGAGTTCGGTTTTCGGCTTCGATTTCAGCCGGTCCGCGGCCGGAGGAAATACAAGTGTCAAGATCTGACCACTAGGCCAGTGGTCAGAGAAGGCACGAACCCGGCGAGGAACGCCGGGGGCAATAAACGCAAAAAATAATTTTAAGGAGAGAAAATTATGCGTATCCAGCACAACATTATGGCTATGAACAGCTACAGGAATTACAACAACAACACCTCCGCTCTGTCTAAGAACCTTGAGAAGCTCAGCTCCGGTTACAAGATCAACCGCGCCGGCGACGACGCCGCAGGTCTGGCCCTGTCCGAGAAGATGCGCGCGCAGATCACCGGTCTGGACGCTGCCTATAAGAACACCAAGGACGCCACCAGCCTTATCAAGACCGCCGAGGGCGCTCTGCAGGAGGTTCAGGACATGCTGAACCGCATGGTCTACCTGGCCGAGGAGTCCGCTAACGGTGTGTACGATAACGATGTTGACCGTCACGCCCTTCAGAGCGAGGTCGATGCTCTGCAGACCGAAATCGAGCGTATTGCCGACAGCGCCAACTTTAACGGCAAGAAGCTGTTTAGCTCCACTGCTAACATGGCCAGCGGCTCCTTTATCTTCCAGATTGGCGACACCGCCAACACCTACGACAAGCTGTCCATGGCGACCATCCTGACTAAGGGCGCGGACTTGAGGACCCTTCTGAAAGATGCACTGGCTATCAACATCAGCACTGTCGCCGGCGCTTCCGCAGCTATCGGCATTCTGAAGTCCAACGTGGCCACCTCCGCGATCAATGCGATTTCCGATCTGCGCGGCAAGCTGGGTGCCACCCAGAACCGTCTGGACCACACCCTGAACAACCTGTCCGTCATGAAGGAGAACATCCAGGACGCCGAGGCCACCGTGCGCGACACCGACGTAGCGGAAGAGATGATGAGCTACACCAAGAACAACATCCTGATCCAGTCCGCTCAGGCGATGCTGGCCCAGTCCAATGCTGTTCCCCAGGGCGTGCTGCAGTTGCTCCAGTAAGAGCAATCTGCTCAGTTGCTCCAGTAATTGTAGTAATTCCAATCTATATCGTTTTAAAACTGAATTCAGTAAGCAACTAAGTGTTGGGGCGGGCGATATGCCCGCCCCAATTCTTATGTTTTGTGGAAAGGACTGCCAATGTCACCGATTGAAGTTGCAAGAAAGCTGGCCGGGTTTGGAAAGACAGAGGAGGCCTGTCGGGCGTATGTACTGGCTTTGGCCGCGATTCCGGGGCCGGACCCGGACGAGAAGATGGAAGCCGCCATGTATATACTACAGTTCGAGGGGGAGTACCGCGCGGCCTATACCGCGTTTTTAGAGCTGTACCGGGACGGCCATTATAAAGAGGACGCCTGGAACATAATGACCGAAGCGTTCTATCTGCCAAATGAAAAGCTGTTGCGCTCCCGCTATGAGAACAACGTGAAGCAGCTCAGAAAATACCCATATTTATTTAGAAACGATTTCCCCGAGTTTGAGGAATTGCCCATAAAGTTTTACCCCTTTGACGACAGCTCCTATGTGCCCTATGACGCGGGCGCGGAGCGGTTCGAGGATATGATGGACCCTGGCGAGCAGGTGATCCACAGAAATTTCTTTAAAAATTTGGAAAATCCCCTCCTGGCTGAGGAGGTTTATTCCCAGTACGAGCTGGAATACCTGAACGACAACGTGCGGCACAGCGAGTATGTGGGCCGCGAGAACCATATTTACCTCCACTATAAAAGCTGGGGGGAATTTTGCTCCTATTTGCAGGTCCTGAATTTCAGGAAGCTACTTATTGACAAGAAGCTGGTGTTCCTGATAGAAGATGAGATAAGCCGCTATCCCATTGATTTTGAAGCTCAGTATGGCATTGATTACAGCACCTTCCCAATAAAGCCCCTTGGCATTAGGGAGATGAACCGGCTCATCTGGCACACCCAGCTTTCCTATCATAACGGCGGCGACTTTTTTAACGAGGTCTTTGACGGGCACCCCAACATTCTCTCATATATGCCCGTGATGAACGAGGATATGGAAAAGACCATGGAGGACTTGCGCGCGACCCTGGACGACGCTAGGAGCGTGCAGGAGATTATGGAGGTCTTTAATAACGGCGAGTGGGACAACCTGGACATGATCCGGGAGCTTTACCTGATGCGCGACCGCACGGACAAGGATATAATGGTGGCAATATGCTTTAGAAGCAAGATGTATCTGAATACCCTTGACCCCGCCGCCCGAATTGTGCCGGCCATTTTCTTCCAGCCACACTTCGGCTATAACCATGTGCTGCTGCGCGGGGACGATATGGGCCGGGCCGTCATGTCCTCCGAACAGTATGAAACGGTCCGCAAATCCGCTGTTTTCCGAAAGTTCAAATATATCAAATCCTTCACCCCCATGCGGCGCATTACCACAAGCTATGGCGCGAGCATCCGCTTTATGTGGGGTTCGCACCAGGCTTCGCTGGAAGAAGACGATATCTTCCCGGTGGCCGACGAGATTGTGGACCGGCTGCTGCTTCGGGGCTATCTTGTGGACGAGGAGCAGCGTGCCCTGCGCGACGGCGTAATAGTGCGGTTCGAGGACGCAAAGCTGAACCCGGCCGCCACCTTCCACGCCCTGGCAGAGTTTTTGGATGTGCCATATGCCGAAAGCATGACCAAGTGTACCCTGATGGGGGTCACCACTAATGCTATGCTCGACCAGGAGGTATACGGCTTCGACACGGCGGCGGTATATAAAACTTATGACGAGTTCTGCTGCGATGCGGAGAGGTGCTGGCTCGAGTATTTCCTGCGGGACGCCTATGAGTATTACGGCTATGACTTCCAGTATTACGACGGCGGGCCGGTGGACGAGGAGCGGGTGCTGGGGTGGCTGG encodes the following:
- a CDS encoding flagellin N-terminal helical domain-containing protein, encoding MRIQHNIMAMNSYRNYNNNTSALSKNLEKLSSGYKINRAGDDAAGLALSEKMRAQITGLDAAYKNTKDATSLIKTAEGALQEVQDMLNRMVYLAEESANGVYDNDVDRHALQSEVDALQTEIERIADSANFNGKKLFSSTANMASGSFIFQIGDTANTYDKLSMATILTKGADLRTLLKDALAINISTVAGASAAIGILKSNVATSAINAISDLRGKLGATQNRLDHTLNNLSVMKENIQDAEATVRDTDVAEEMMSYTKNNILIQSAQAMLAQSNAVPQGVLQLLQ